Proteins co-encoded in one Nicotiana sylvestris chromosome 7, ASM39365v2, whole genome shotgun sequence genomic window:
- the LOC104241829 gene encoding transcription factor TCP4-like has protein sequence MGDSQHQNHRTTSRLGLRSTVGEIVEVQGGHIVRSTGRKDRHSKVCTAKGPRDRRVRLSAHTAIQFYDVQDRLGYDRPSKAVDWLIKKAKPAIDELAELPAWKPTLGSVSVSASAANTSNLEQDQSQDENFTFHQENATTSLFDNAAGPSNKRAMATLRNETNTSGSFLPPSLESDAIADTIKSFFPMGSSTATNSSPMQFQSFHQETNNMLSRTSSQNQDLRLSLQFQDPILLHHQNQQAQHQHQHQHQTNNHREELQAQVGHFTPLGFDSSACWSSMHQQQQPVGRVQRLASWNDNRDTTAQGGGYLFNSQPGQPPLLQQLFGGQNQFYTQRGPLQSSNTPSVRAWIDPTSSAIAIASADQAVLPMYHHPSTIPPGYGFASEIGGFSGFRIPARIQGEEEEHDGISDKPSSASSDSRH, from the coding sequence ATGGGAGACAGTCAACACCAAAATCACCGAACCACATCAAGATTGGGCTTAAGGAGCACTGTAGGCGAGATAGTAGAAGTTCAAGGTGGTCACATTGTAAGGTCTACAGGGCGCAAAGACCGCCACAGCAAGGTTTGCACAGCCAAAGGCCCAAGGGACCGCCGTGTACGCCTCTCTGCTCATACTGCTATTCAGTTCTACGATGTCCAAGACCGCCTTGGCTATGACCGTCCTAGTAAAGCTGTGGATTGGCTCATCAAAAAGGCTAAACCCGCCATTGATGAACTAGCTGAGTTACCCGCCTGGAAACCCACACTTGGTTCTGTTTCTGTATCTGCATCTGCTGCAAACACTAGTAATCTTGAACAAGACCAATCTCAAGATGAGAACTTTACATTCCACCAAGAAAATGCTACTACTAGTTTGTTTGATAATGCTGCTGGCCCTTCTAATAAAAGGGCAATGGCAACTCTGCGGAATGAAACCAATACTAGTGGTAGCTTTCTGCCTCCATCTTTAGAATCTGATGCTATTGCTGATACTATTAAGTCCTTTTTCCCAATGGGTTCTTCTACAGCAACAAACTCTTCACCTATGCAGTTTCAGAGCTTCCACCAAGAGACTAACAATATGTTGTCAAGAACCAGTAGCCAGAACCAAGATTTGAGGCTCTCTTTACAATTTCAAGATCCTATTTTGCTGCACCACCAAAACCAGCAAGCTCAACACCAGCACCAACACCAACACCAAACCAACAATCACAGGGAAGAGCTTCAAGCACAAGTAGGCCACTTTACCCCACTTGGGTTTGACAGCTCAGCCTGCTGGTCGTCTATGCATCAGCAGCAGCAACCAGTTGGGAGGGTGCAAAGACTTGCTTCTTGGAATGATAATAGAGACACTACTGCCCAAGGTGGTGGGTACTTGTTCAATTCACAACCAGGGCAGCCGCCGCTGCTGCAGCAGCTATTTGGCGGCCAAAATCAGTTTTATACACAGAGGGGACCCCTTCAGTCCAGTAACACACCTTCGGTTCGAGCATGGATTGACCCAACATCATCCGCCATTGCAATTGCCTCAGCTGATCAAGCAGTATTACCCATGTATCATCATCCATCCACAATTCCTCCTGGTTATGGATTTGCCTCTGAAATAGGCGGATTCTCTGGGTTTCGTATTCCTGCTCGAATCCAAGGTGAAGAAGAGGAGCACGATGGTATATCCGATAAGCCATCCTCTGCTTCCTCTGATTCTCGCCATTGA